A window from Lampris incognitus isolate fLamInc1 chromosome 5, fLamInc1.hap2, whole genome shotgun sequence encodes these proteins:
- the LOC130113200 gene encoding uncharacterized protein LOC130113200 isoform X2 yields MIRGLAAAASSLIAVYAGVLLRYGPRETPSRMSSALPRHTIWESEELVAYLHPRPWTPGTVVLEQKSHGGAAGSIFDLGQREYLAMLFGARTVGHLLCERLGVHRCALITRPQKEEPAQIRILPLHGLDADWHPHLAGEEDYSPHDPGYCTSKSGPRWTDSSLALIQARIRAKLPSPEAPPNLTFLGSDPNHPGLFSRIVRGEEQQWRVWEDEGHVAFLTPFPNSPGLTVLVPRRPLTSDIFRLEKGDYEELALAVKKVSKLLEEGLGAWGVGLIFEGFEIDYAHAKLIPLLPPPSSDEHDLTPNPPPPQFYPIYPGYISSEDGPEASAESLKEFFVKIAQL; encoded by the exons ATGATCCGGGGTCTGGCCGCAGCCGCCTCTAGTTTAATCGCTGTTTATGCCGGCGTCCTTCTTCGTTACGGGCCGAGAGAAACGCCGAGCAG AATGTCCTCGGCTCTTCCTCGTCATACCATATGGGAGTCAGAGGAACTAGTTGCCTACCTCCACCCTCGACCCTGGACCCCAGGCACTGTTGTCCTGGAGCAGAAGTCCCACGGGGGAGCAGCAGGCAGCATCTTTGACTTAGGGCAGAGGGAATATCTGGCGATGCTGTTTGGTGCCAGGACCGTGGGGCATCTCCTGTGTGAGAGGCTAGGGGTACACAGGTGTGCGTTGATCACCAGACCCCAGAAAGAAGAACCAGCACAG ATCCGTATTCTCCCACTGCATGGCCTGGATGCTGATTGGCATCCTCACCTGGCAGGAGAGGAGGATTACAGCCCCCATGACCCAGGCTACTGCACTTCCAAGAGTGGTCCTCGCTGGACAGACTCCAGTCTTGCATTGATCCAAGCCAGAATCCGCGCCAAGCTCCCTTCCCCTGAAGCCCCACCCAACCTTACCTTCCTCGGCTCTGACCCCAACCACCCCGGCCTGTTCTCACGCATCGTCCGTGGGGAGGAGCAGCAGTGGCGGGTGTGGGAGGATGAGGGGCACGTGGCCTTTCTCACTCCTTTCCCCAATTCCCCTGGACTCACTGTATTGGTCCCACGCCGACCTTTGACCTCTGACATTTTCCGCCTGGAGAAGGGGGATTATGAAGAGCTGGCTCTGGCAGTTAAGAAGGTCTCCAAGCTCCTTGAAGAAGGGCTGGGTGCTTGGGGGGTTGGGCTCATCTTTGAGGGCTTTGAGATTGACTATGCCCATGCTAAACTGATTCCACTGCttccacctccatcatcagaTGAACATGACCTCACCCCTAACCCACCCCCTCCCCAGTTTTATCCCATTTATCCTGGGTACATCTCCTCAGAGGATGGACCTGAGGCAAGCGCTGAGAGTTTGAAAGAGTTTTTTGTGAAAATTGCACAGCTTTAA
- the LOC130113200 gene encoding uncharacterized protein LOC130113200 isoform X1, with protein sequence MIRGLAAAASSLIAVYAGVLLRYGPRETPSRSVSAPLSMSVIRLLTRRMSSALPRHTIWESEELVAYLHPRPWTPGTVVLEQKSHGGAAGSIFDLGQREYLAMLFGARTVGHLLCERLGVHRCALITRPQKEEPAQIRILPLHGLDADWHPHLAGEEDYSPHDPGYCTSKSGPRWTDSSLALIQARIRAKLPSPEAPPNLTFLGSDPNHPGLFSRIVRGEEQQWRVWEDEGHVAFLTPFPNSPGLTVLVPRRPLTSDIFRLEKGDYEELALAVKKVSKLLEEGLGAWGVGLIFEGFEIDYAHAKLIPLLPPPSSDEHDLTPNPPPPQFYPIYPGYISSEDGPEASAESLKEFFVKIAQL encoded by the exons ATGATCCGGGGTCTGGCCGCAGCCGCCTCTAGTTTAATCGCTGTTTATGCCGGCGTCCTTCTTCGTTACGGGCCGAGAGAAACGCCGAGCAGGTCGGTCTCAGCTCCTCTCTCTATGTCGGTAATACGGTTGTTGACTCGACG AATGTCCTCGGCTCTTCCTCGTCATACCATATGGGAGTCAGAGGAACTAGTTGCCTACCTCCACCCTCGACCCTGGACCCCAGGCACTGTTGTCCTGGAGCAGAAGTCCCACGGGGGAGCAGCAGGCAGCATCTTTGACTTAGGGCAGAGGGAATATCTGGCGATGCTGTTTGGTGCCAGGACCGTGGGGCATCTCCTGTGTGAGAGGCTAGGGGTACACAGGTGTGCGTTGATCACCAGACCCCAGAAAGAAGAACCAGCACAG ATCCGTATTCTCCCACTGCATGGCCTGGATGCTGATTGGCATCCTCACCTGGCAGGAGAGGAGGATTACAGCCCCCATGACCCAGGCTACTGCACTTCCAAGAGTGGTCCTCGCTGGACAGACTCCAGTCTTGCATTGATCCAAGCCAGAATCCGCGCCAAGCTCCCTTCCCCTGAAGCCCCACCCAACCTTACCTTCCTCGGCTCTGACCCCAACCACCCCGGCCTGTTCTCACGCATCGTCCGTGGGGAGGAGCAGCAGTGGCGGGTGTGGGAGGATGAGGGGCACGTGGCCTTTCTCACTCCTTTCCCCAATTCCCCTGGACTCACTGTATTGGTCCCACGCCGACCTTTGACCTCTGACATTTTCCGCCTGGAGAAGGGGGATTATGAAGAGCTGGCTCTGGCAGTTAAGAAGGTCTCCAAGCTCCTTGAAGAAGGGCTGGGTGCTTGGGGGGTTGGGCTCATCTTTGAGGGCTTTGAGATTGACTATGCCCATGCTAAACTGATTCCACTGCttccacctccatcatcagaTGAACATGACCTCACCCCTAACCCACCCCCTCCCCAGTTTTATCCCATTTATCCTGGGTACATCTCCTCAGAGGATGGACCTGAGGCAAGCGCTGAGAGTTTGAAAGAGTTTTTTGTGAAAATTGCACAGCTTTAA